Genomic segment of Clostridia bacterium:
AAGGGCAAAGCCGCCGAAAGGCGGTGACTGCAAAGCTATGGGTCTACAGCTCCCATGGAGCCATGATCGCCAGGCTGCCGCGTAGGGTCAGCCTGGCGTTTTTTATTGAGATATAGAATCAAAGGGAATGGGAGGAAAACAAGTGGCAGATCCAAAGTTTCGTCTGAAGCTGCCTGAAATAAAAAGAGAAGGCCAAACAGGCAGCAAAACCAGGCTCTATGTTTTACTTGGCATATTGGCCGTGGTATCTGTAGCGGCGGTGGTGGTGAACATCAGCCTGCTTGGGCCCGGCGAGCCCGGGCCGCCAAATGTTTCAGGGGATTTAAAACCGGAAGATCTAGAACGGGAAATTGCCAGCCTGCTGCCTCAGACGTCCCGGCAGGAAGAACAGGGTGCCGGAGAGTTGGGAACAAATAGTGCCGGAGATGTTGATCCCTTTGCCCTACCCATGGAACTGCAAGGAGTCATCACCGGGGGAAAGAAAGATCTGGCGATTATAAAAGCCCGCCAAACTACCTACATAGTCTCAACCGGTGAGCAAATCGCCGGCAGTTGGGAATTGGTGGAGATAAGCAGAGATGCGGTGCGGCTCAAAAACGGTTCGGAAGAAATTGTCATTGTTCTAGGCTCCCGGAATTAACGGGCATAAACAGAGTATTTCTAAGGAGATGTGGGGAGGAGAAGATGAATCAGGGACGTTTTACTAAACCACTGGTTTTCTCGGTTTTGCTCGTGTGTGTCTTGTTATTTTCAGGGACGATGCGAGAAGCACAAGCCGCTTCGGGGCAGTTTTCCCTGGACGTGCGGAATGCGGATCTCAGGGATGTCTTGTCTGCTCTGGCCATCCAAACCGGCACAAACATTGTGCTGGTCGAAGAACCCGTTAACGTGACTTTCTCCGTGCAAAATGTCCCTCCCATGCGGGCACTGGAGCTGCTGCTGCAAACCCTGGGACTGAGTTATGTCAGGGAGGGCAATTTGCTGATCGTGGGCAGTGAGGAAAAACTCCAGGCCGGCTATGACAAGGAGGAAACCTTGGCCAGGTTTGACCTGGTGTACATCCGCACGGAACAGTTCAGACCCCTTCTCTCCGAGCTGGGTTTGCCGGTGAAAAGCATCGCTTTCAACAACAACCCGTACACTATTTGGGTTAAGGGAACGCCCCGGGACCTGGTGAAAGTGAAAGAGCTCTTGGAAGCGGTAGACCAGTTGGAAAATGCCGTTTTTCGGGGTGTAGAGGAGCTAGTTCTGGACTATCAGGAGTTTTATGCCTACGCGGTAGAGCCGGACCGGTTAGCGCAGCTGGCCAGAAACGCAGGCATCCCGCTGGAAAAATATGTTACCATAGGCAATCGCCTCCTGGTTTTTGACAAGCAGATTTTGGCTTATTGGGATGAGTTTCACAAAGTCATGCAGGCATTGGATTCCATCGATGCCAGGAACAGTAGTATTTTTCCTTTTCAGCTCAAACATATCGTGGCCCGTGATGCGGCTTCCCGCCTGGCAAGTATTGGCTTTTCAGGTGTAAAAACCATCACTTTTAACTTTCCTGAATTCAGCAGAGAGCTGATTGTCATCTGTCCCCCCCAATTAGAATCCCAAGTATATACCGCTTTGGCCGCCATCGATACGGCACCCGAGAAAATCAAAGCCCCCGTTATTTCCAGTACCGGGGAGTTTGCTCGCAGTGAACTGCAAGCCAAGCGGCGTTTACTGGCGGAAATGACCTCCATCCCCCTCAGCAGTATGCACATCTCTGAGAATATTTCCGGTGATCCGGATAATCCCCATCATGTACTCTGGGCCCATGAAACGCCGGATAACATCAAGCTGCTGCAGGATTTGGCGGAGAGCTTTTGATCATTGGGGGTGGAACTATGCCTGTGTTTAGTTATGAGGTTGTCGATGCCCAAGGTAGGTCCACAACCGGTAAACTGGAAGGCGAAACTGAAGCGGCCGTCGTCGCCAGGTTAAGGGGTATGGGCTACATGGTGACCAGGGTCCAACAGGTGAGGGGGCCCGTGGTTTCCCTCGGTGCCTGGCGGGCGGAAAGGAAAGTGTCTTTAGGTGACCTGAGCCTTTTCAGCCGCCAGTTGGCCT
This window contains:
- a CDS encoding energy transducer TonB, which encodes MNQGRFTKPLVFSVLLVCVLLFSGTMREAQAASGQFSLDVRNADLRDVLSALAIQTGTNIVLVEEPVNVTFSVQNVPPMRALELLLQTLGLSYVREGNLLIVGSEEKLQAGYDKEETLARFDLVYIRTEQFRPLLSELGLPVKSIAFNNNPYTIWVKGTPRDLVKVKELLEAVDQLENAVFRGVEELVLDYQEFYAYAVEPDRLAQLARNAGIPLEKYVTIGNRLLVFDKQILAYWDEFHKVMQALDSIDARNSSIFPFQLKHIVARDAASRLASIGFSGVKTITFNFPEFSRELIVICPPQLESQVYTALAAIDTAPEKIKAPVISSTGEFARSELQAKRRLLAEMTSIPLSSMHISENISGDPDNPHHVLWAHETPDNIKLLQDLAESF